The following DNA comes from Methylomagnum ishizawai.
CGGTTGTGGCGTTCCCGGTTGGGTTTCCCGGCTCCGCGTTGCCTTCGCTGGGTGCGGGTTCCTGGGTGCCGTGTTCGCGGGGTGGCGTGTGGGCTTCGGCTTGGTCCTGGGTTCCGGCCCAGGCGGGGCTGTTCTAGTGGCCGGGTCCGGTTGTCCGCGCCAGTCCGTCGCTGGGGCGCGGTTCGACCATTCGTTCCCGCTCCACCCTCCAGCGCCGCGCCCTTTCTTTGAGTTATTCGAGGAGGTTTCTATGTTCATTTTTAGGGTTTTGTTGGTCGTTTCAATAGTGCTTTTATGGGCCGCTATTTCACTTGATCCGCCCACCACGACAGCCGAGTTTATCCGGGAATATTGCCCGGATGCTCATACCGATACAGAGCTAGAGCGCTGCACCGGGGCTGTGTTCTAAAATGCTGTTTTATTTTATTGCTATTGTGATAAAATAAAGGCGTGGGATAAATCAGGGCAGGAAGCCAAGGAAAGAAAAAGCCCCGCGATTCTTTGCAGAGAATCCGGGGCAGTGTCCAAAACGTTGTTAACCTTGATTTGGAGTTTTTGATTATGAACGCTTTTGCTGGATTAGGCTATAACAATAACCATGTCCGCGCCTTGGATGATGCCGCGCTTCGCCGCTTGGCCCCGTCCGTGTTCGCGGAGTCCGCCGCTTCGGATCGGTCCCACCGCTACACGTTCATTCCCACGTCCGCTGTGATCCAAGCGCTTCGCAACGAAGGTTTCTACCCCGTTGCGGCGATGGAAAGCCGCGCCAGGATCGAAGAGAAAAAGGGTTTTACCAAGCACCTTGTTAGGTTGCGCCGCCATGATGGCTTTAGCCATGTGGGCGAAGTTTTGCCGGAAATCTGCTTGATGAATTCCCACGACGGAACCACGTCCTACCAAATTTCCGCCGGGCTTTTCCGCTTGGTTTGTTCCAATGGCTTGATAGTTTCTGATTCCGAGATTGAAACCATCCGCGCCCGGCACTCTGGGAATATTGTCGATGATGTGATTGAAGGCACTTATCACGTCATCGAACGCGCCCCGGAAGTCGCCGGGAAGGTCGAGCAATTCCGGGGCTTGGTTATTTCAGAGCCTATGCAAAACGCTTTTGCAAAAGCCGCTTTGGAATTGCGCTATGAGCCGGAAGAAGCCCCGATCCAGCCCGCGCAATTGAACCGTCCGCGCCGCTCGGAAGATCGTGGCGATGATATTTGGCGGACGTTTAACAGGGTTCAGGAAAATATGATTCAAGGTGGTATCCGTGGAAAAAATAAGAACGGTGGCCGCATGTCCACCCGCGCTGTTAATAGCGTTGGGGAAAATGTCCGCTTGAATAAGGCTTTGTGGACGCTGGCCGAAGAAATGCGGCGGCTTGTGGCTTAACGGCCACGCGCCAGGGATGGCGCATGATGCCTTCTTTCGCCGCTAGGCTCGGGGCTTAAAAGGGAGAAAGCGGCAACCGCGAAACGGCTAGGCGGGCTTTGGGAGTCGCGATCTTAAGGCGAATATAGCCGTATTAACATTGATGGAGAAAAACCATGCTCTATCGGGTTGAAAGGAGAAAGAGAAAAGGCTTGCGCGGTGGCTGTGATATATCCATGGAAATAGAGGCGGATTATCACGCACAGGCCACGACGCGGGCTAATAGGATTTGGATGGATGAAGGAACCGACCTAAGCCGCTATGAATTGGCGACGGTGCGGGAAATCAAGGACGAAGCGCGGGACGCGCAAAACGAGGCGAGCGCCCAGGGCGGCAACCCAGAGCGCTCGGAATCAACGGCCATCGACACGGCGGCAACCGTGATGGTCGATGGCGTGGGCTTGGTAGATCAAAGCACTGGAGAAATCATCATGTCAGTTTATAAGACCGAAGACAACACCCCCGAAATCATCGGAGCCAAGGCCGAAGCGCCCCAAGCCTCCAATGTGGTCGCGATCTACGAAGCGCCGCAGCCTGTGGCGGCCTCCCCGTTGGATTTGCCGGTGGAAGTGTTCCGGGCTGGCTTGGATCGTAGGCGCGAGAATCGCACGGCGCTAATGCGCTGGGTCCGGGAGGCGCTGGTCGAAAATGTGGATTTCGGAAGTATCACCGTAAAAGGCCGCAAGTCCAAGCCCAGCCTTTGGAAACCCGGTGCGGAAAAAATCTGTGGAATGCTCGGGGTATCCGTAGCCTTCCCGACATTGGCCGATTATGAACAAGCCGCGCTGCGTGGTGCCGAACTGAAAGCAATTATCATCCGCTGTGAAATCCGGGATTCTATCGGGCGGATTATTGCTGATGGCGTGGGCGCTCGTAATCTGGCCCAGGATAACGGGGATTTGAATAAATGTTTCAAGATGGCCGAAAAATCGGCACATATCGATGCCACTTTGAGGCTTGCCGGACTTTCGGAGGTTTTCACCCAGGATATTGAAGACATGCCGGGAATGCAGGACAAGCCGCGCCAGGAGCAAAGGCCCGCCCATCAGCCTGAACCACCGAAAGAGCAGCGGATTACGGCGGACCAAGCCTTGCACCTCCAAGCCACCATCAAGGCTTACGGGCTGGACATGGGCAAGGCGATGGAATGGGTTAGGAAGGCGTGCAAGGTGGACGGAATCCACGAGCTCACGCCGAACAAGGCCGAAAAGGTGCTGGGCAAGTTGGCGCATTTTGCGGTGGAGCAAGGCACCGCCAACCCCGACACGCTCAAAGCCAAAGCCGAGGACTATCGCAGGTCGGCGGAAATCCAGCGCCAGAACGCGCAGTACGCCGACCGGGGCTATAACGACGAAATGCGCCAAGCCGAAGAATCGGCCCAGAAAGCCAACCACTACGACCGCATGGCCGCGCAAATGGCCGCGGCGCTTGAGCCGGTGGAGCCGGTGGCCCAGGCCGCTTGATCGATCCGGGGCGGCGAACAGCCGCCCCACTTCCACGGGGCCGGGCGAAAAATGCGCCCGGCCTTTGCTTTTATCCGCGTTTATTGCTACCGTGATCCGGGTTGAGATGATGGAGCTTGATGGAGCTATAACGATGGCTAACGAAATTGGCAGAAAAATCAAACAGCGGCGGGAACAGCTTGGGCTGACTCAGGCCCAAGTCGCGGCGCGTGGCGGTGCAAGTCAGGCGTTTATCGCCCAGGTTGAATGTGGATCGAGGAAAAATGTGACCGTCGATACGTTGCGCCTTGTGGCAAATGGCTTGGGCTGCAAAATCGCGGACCTGCTGCCGGATGAGGACAAGCACCCGGCCCCCGAATCACGGGCCGCGTAGTTTTATCCGCCGTTCGGATTACGCGACAGTTCCGCCAAGCGATGTGCCACAGGCACGCGCCCAGCGCCGAGGAAGTGGTGGGCTACTGTTAAGGCTTGAATGCGATGGACAAAGCGGACTGTAGCGTGATTTTCTTTTTCGGCCTATGCTAGCGCATAGCGCTAAAGAGCGCGAAACGCACCGGCGGTGCCGATGTCCAGGGCATGGTGACAGGCCCACCGCTATCACGGGCCGCGTAGATTTATCCGCCGCTCAAGTTCTTCGGCGAGTTCGACAATGGACATACCGCAAGCTTCGGCCCATCGCCAAGCCTCGATCATGTCGAGGCGGCGCTGTCCTAACTCGATTTTAGCGATTTGAGGCTGTTCCATGTGTAACTTTTCTGCAAGCTGGCACTGCGTGAGTTGTGCATTCTCGCGATACCGTCTCAAGATATTGCAAAAAATAGCGGTCTCGCGGGTATAAATAGACTTCACAACGCCCCATTTCCATGCTAGGGGCGGATTTCTACAATAGAAAAAGCCGTATTCCAAAAAGGAATAAATGCTGCTATGTAGGAAAATTCCTACAAAAAAGTAAGCCAATGCCTACAGACAAGACATAGGAAATATTACAGAATGCAGAAAATTAGAGGGCCGGTAAGCGCAGCGAACGCCCCGGCCCAGATGTCATACACCACCCCTCACATAGGTTTGGTATGGACGGCGTTGATTTTAGCACCGCCATAGCCGGGCCTGAACCCAGGCGCCCAAAATCCGGCAACCGCTGCGGCCACGACCCCGAGCGGCCCCGCCTTTTCACCGCGCCCAAACACCACGCCAACCGGCCCCTGATCCTGCGCCGGATCGGCGAGCGCATCCGCGACTATTTCCGCGACCCCTCGACCCTCCCCACCCTCAACGCCGCCAACCGCAGCGCCCGCCAGCAACGCAGCGAGCGCCGGGAAGCGTGCTGCGCCCTCCTGCAAGCCCTCATGCACTACACCGACCTCGTGACCCTGCGCGTGGGCATCCCCCAGGCGGATGGGGGCATGGCGGGTATTCCGATGGAGACCAAGCGGGATGCCGAGGGCCGCGCCCTGGTGATCGGCTTGGCCGAGCGGGCCGGGCTGACCGTGCGCCGGGCGTGGCGGGCGATAGCCGACCTCAAAAAGGCCGGCATCATCACCGTGCATCCGCGCTGCGCGAAGATCGAGGATGCCGTGTACAAAGGATTCGCGGCGATCCGCGCCGTCAATCACCACCTGTTCAACGCCCTCGGCCTGGGCCAATGGTTGCGGCACGAGCGCAACAAAGCCCAGCAGCGCCGGAACAAGGCTTACGACAAGGCCAAGAA
Coding sequences within:
- a CDS encoding DUF932 domain-containing protein, with translation MNAFAGLGYNNNHVRALDDAALRRLAPSVFAESAASDRSHRYTFIPTSAVIQALRNEGFYPVAAMESRARIEEKKGFTKHLVRLRRHDGFSHVGEVLPEICLMNSHDGTTSYQISAGLFRLVCSNGLIVSDSEIETIRARHSGNIVDDVIEGTYHVIERAPEVAGKVEQFRGLVISEPMQNAFAKAALELRYEPEEAPIQPAQLNRPRRSEDRGDDIWRTFNRVQENMIQGGIRGKNKNGGRMSTRAVNSVGENVRLNKALWTLAEEMRRLVA
- a CDS encoding helix-turn-helix domain-containing protein yields the protein MANEIGRKIKQRREQLGLTQAQVAARGGASQAFIAQVECGSRKNVTVDTLRLVANGLGCKIADLLPDEDKHPAPESRAA
- a CDS encoding helix-turn-helix domain-containing protein; amino-acid sequence: MKSIYTRETAIFCNILRRYRENAQLTQCQLAEKLHMEQPQIAKIELGQRRLDMIEAWRWAEACGMSIVELAEELERRINLRGP